From the genome of Ananas comosus cultivar F153 linkage group 16, ASM154086v1, whole genome shotgun sequence, one region includes:
- the LOC109721929 gene encoding probable histone chaperone ASF1A encodes MSAVNITNVTVLDNPAAFLNPFQFEISYECLVPLEDDLEWKLIYVGSAEDETYDQLLESVLVGPVNVGNYRFVFQADPPDPSKIREEDIIGVTVLLLTCSYMGQEFIRVGYYVNNDYDDEQLREEPPPKVLIDRVQRNILADKPRVTKFPINFHPEPSDTARPPQQNPAASPEIRPSDDTHNDQNI; translated from the exons ATGAGCGCCGTCAACATAACGAACGTGACGGTGTTGGACAACCCCGCCGCTTTCCTCAACCCTTTCCAGTTCGAGATATCGTACGAATGCTTGGTTCCCCTCGAGGACG ATTTGGAATGGAAACTCATATATGTTGGATCAGCTGAAGATGAGACATACGATCAATTACTTGAAAGTGTGCTTGTTGGTCCTGTTAACGTTGGGAACTACCGTTTTGTTTTCCAG GCTGATCCACCTGACCCATCAAAGATTCGTGAAGAAGATATAATTGGTGTCACTGTGCTTCTGTTGACTTGTTCCTACATGGGCCAAGAGTTCATCAGAGTAGGTTACTATGTGAACAATGATTACGATGATGAGCAACTGAGAGAAGAACCGCCTCCGAAGGTGTTAATTGATAGAGTCCAGAGAAACATTTTGGCCGACAAACCTCGTGTCACCAAATTCCCAATCAATTTCCATCCCGAACCCAGTGACACTGCAAGGCCGCCACAGCAGAACCCCGCCGCTTCACCTGAAATTCGACCCAGCGACGATACTCATAATGATCAGAATATCTGA